Proteins co-encoded in one Pseudorhizobium banfieldiae genomic window:
- a CDS encoding sensor histidine kinase, with amino-acid sequence MAGKAVAEIDRTAARWLESLGQPQENRARDVALLRMMLLCAVAAALAAPIALGLVLPASLALPVGATLVVAVFLALVAATFAFARTPAVADSLVSADTLVFDACPGLSLMLDARGMVTKCGGRDRAGFPPVLQESCGQRLAELVHVSDRIALIHALDTLRQGADAASASVRVQGLYSASEGRQFLHLGLELTALRQADGELSAIFAQLRDISADEALRREAAERVSEAHSAHEAKSRFLAAVSHELRTPLNAILGFSDVLAGEYFGRLENDRQKEYVGLIRQSGAHLLSLVNTMLDMSKIEAGHYELLAEPFGVADVVESCRAMLDLQARGKGVTLTARTAKGLGDVVADRRAVKQILINLAGNAIKFTGDGGIVTIDAAQSGSDFVLTVSDTGIGIPAEKLELLGRPFMQVQDGFTREYEGTGLGLALVKGLVALHGGRLHIRSTAGEGTVVTVTLPADGRGIGAPGEAGEASSVEFPPRLRNAARPAMKDVQDIENDDAAKAKIA; translated from the coding sequence ATGGCTGGAAAGGCGGTCGCGGAGATCGATCGGACCGCCGCCCGCTGGCTGGAAAGCCTCGGGCAGCCACAGGAAAACCGCGCCCGCGACGTCGCCCTCTTGCGCATGATGCTCCTTTGCGCCGTCGCGGCGGCCCTTGCTGCCCCGATCGCGCTTGGGCTCGTCCTGCCGGCGTCGCTCGCTCTTCCGGTCGGCGCCACGCTGGTCGTCGCCGTCTTCCTCGCGCTCGTCGCTGCAACCTTCGCCTTCGCCCGGACACCGGCCGTGGCCGATAGCCTCGTGAGCGCCGACACACTCGTCTTCGATGCCTGCCCGGGCCTGTCGCTGATGCTCGACGCCCGCGGCATGGTGACGAAATGCGGTGGCCGCGACCGAGCGGGTTTTCCGCCAGTCCTGCAGGAATCCTGCGGCCAGCGCCTTGCCGAACTCGTCCACGTTTCCGATCGCATCGCTCTCATCCATGCCCTCGACACGCTTCGCCAGGGCGCCGATGCGGCTTCCGCCTCGGTTCGGGTCCAGGGCCTCTACAGCGCTTCGGAAGGGCGACAGTTCCTGCACCTCGGCCTTGAGTTGACGGCCTTGCGTCAGGCGGATGGCGAGCTTTCCGCAATCTTTGCGCAGCTGCGCGACATCTCGGCCGACGAAGCCCTGCGCCGCGAGGCCGCCGAGCGTGTCTCGGAGGCACATTCCGCCCATGAGGCGAAGTCGCGCTTCCTCGCCGCCGTCAGCCATGAGCTCCGCACGCCGCTCAATGCCATCCTCGGCTTCTCGGATGTGCTGGCCGGCGAATATTTCGGCCGGCTGGAGAACGACCGCCAGAAGGAATATGTCGGCCTGATCCGCCAGTCCGGCGCCCATCTCCTGTCGCTCGTCAACACCATGCTCGACATGAGCAAGATCGAGGCAGGCCATTACGAACTCCTGGCCGAGCCGTTCGGTGTCGCCGATGTGGTGGAGTCCTGCCGGGCCATGCTCGACCTGCAGGCGAGGGGCAAGGGCGTCACCCTGACCGCGCGCACCGCCAAGGGGCTCGGCGATGTCGTCGCCGACCGCCGGGCCGTGAAGCAGATCCTCATCAACCTTGCCGGCAACGCCATCAAGTTTACGGGCGACGGCGGGATCGTCACCATCGATGCGGCGCAGTCGGGCAGCGACTTCGTCCTGACCGTCAGCGATACAGGCATCGGCATTCCCGCCGAAAAGCTGGAGCTCCTCGGCCGGCCCTTCATGCAGGTCCAGGACGGCTTTACGCGCGAATACGAGGGAACGGGGCTTGGGCTCGCGCTGGTGAAGGGACTTGTTGCATTGCACGGCGGACGGCTACATATCAGGAGCACGGCCGGCGAGGGGACCGTGGTCACCGTCACGCTTCCCGCAGACGGTCGTGGGATCGGCGCGCCCGGCGAGGCGGGAGAGGCTTCGTCCGTGGAGTTTCCCCCACGCCTGCGCAATGCCGCCCGACCGGCCATGAAGGACGTACAGGACATAGAGAATGACGACGCCGCGAAAGCGAAAATCGCCTGA
- a CDS encoding peptidoglycan-binding domain-containing protein — translation MTTPRKRKSPDRKKKAQEPGILSRLFQATGRMAARHPRVVLGVSGFAVVFGFVAANALWYQPSNHPSPFLATRDPQDPNGIAGYRPARPVPPQDITTFRIARDEATGATHAMPEPVSPGAAPAATAGPPRELVAEVQRQLTRRGLYQGGDDGLVGPQTTAAILFFEEAEGLPQTGEATPALLAALSAAPQPAAEIMTASAEPSSPEVVAVPKMRPREDVSPTIEDPVAAAIRAAEQGRGSASPASPRPSSAGEMAAAIPASGDLVVQIQRGLSNIAYTDITVDGVAGAQTKAAIRRFEKHYRLPETGEPNELVLKKLKSIGAL, via the coding sequence ATGACGACGCCGCGAAAGCGAAAATCGCCTGACAGGAAGAAGAAAGCCCAGGAACCAGGTATCCTGTCCCGGCTTTTCCAGGCAACGGGGCGGATGGCGGCGCGTCATCCGCGCGTGGTCCTTGGCGTCTCCGGCTTTGCCGTAGTCTTCGGCTTCGTGGCAGCAAACGCCCTCTGGTACCAGCCGTCCAACCACCCGTCGCCCTTCCTTGCGACCCGAGATCCGCAAGATCCGAACGGCATTGCCGGCTATCGCCCCGCGCGCCCGGTCCCGCCACAGGACATAACCACCTTCCGCATCGCCCGCGACGAAGCGACCGGCGCGACCCACGCAATGCCGGAACCGGTTTCTCCGGGGGCGGCCCCTGCGGCGACTGCCGGCCCGCCGCGTGAACTCGTGGCCGAGGTGCAGCGCCAGCTTACCCGCCGCGGCCTCTATCAGGGGGGCGATGACGGGCTTGTCGGTCCGCAGACGACGGCGGCCATCCTGTTCTTCGAGGAGGCCGAAGGCCTGCCGCAGACCGGCGAGGCCACGCCTGCCCTGCTTGCGGCACTCAGCGCAGCACCCCAGCCCGCGGCAGAGATCATGACGGCCTCGGCCGAGCCTTCGTCACCGGAGGTGGTTGCCGTCCCCAAGATGCGGCCGCGTGAGGATGTGAGCCCGACCATCGAGGATCCCGTCGCAGCCGCGATCCGTGCGGCAGAACAGGGCCGCGGCAGTGCCTCTCCCGCATCGCCCCGACCGTCATCCGCCGGCGAAATGGCCGCGGCCATTCCGGCATCCGGGGACCTTGTGGTCCAGATACAGCGCGGCCTCTCGAACATCGCCTATACCGACATCACCGTCGATGGCGTTGCCGGTGCCCAGACCAAGGCGGCGATCCGCCGTTTCGAGAAGCATTACCGGCTTCCGGAGACCGGCGAGCCCAACGAACTGGTGCTCAAGAAGCTGAAATCGATCGGCGCGCTCTGA
- a CDS encoding DUF1491 family protein — translation MRIRSDIFVSALMRRVFSAGGFAAIEHKGAEAAGAVFIRQRFRDGTETLYAPAPQNVFEDAGDATERRFEKRLERQEPARIAEHLSGERRFDSDLWVVELEADDIDGLFAVVDAG, via the coding sequence ATGCGTATCCGTTCCGATATCTTCGTCTCCGCGCTGATGCGCCGCGTCTTTTCGGCGGGCGGTTTTGCGGCGATCGAGCACAAGGGGGCGGAGGCAGCGGGCGCCGTTTTTATCCGGCAGCGGTTCCGGGACGGCACGGAAACACTTTACGCGCCGGCGCCACAGAACGTCTTCGAGGATGCCGGCGATGCCACCGAGCGGCGCTTCGAGAAGCGGCTGGAGCGGCAGGAGCCCGCCCGCATCGCCGAGCATCTGAGCGGCGAGAGGCGCTTCGACAGCGATCTCTGGGTGGTGGAACTGGAAGCGGACGACATCGACGGTCTCTTCGCCGTCGTCGACGCAGGCTGA
- a CDS encoding DUF2336 domain-containing protein, whose product MTDQFRDLERPSAMRRKDVVLMATVTSFEALPHPSRNELRQFAELFVPLFSASSEEARRQAVAALSRSPTLPPTVVFFIASQPIAIAAPFLASSPCLDDDTLIAVARTQGAAHVRAIVRRENLSPKVIDALVSLRQDRPAAPPGATGEVEDAPSPSAAAAHEAERRWREEELRQRIKALANHAHRSDDDRLGLRTLSPVQEALLVRFARSRDGGMFASVLADSLSTSRWLAERILLDISGQQLATTLKALGMERTDALHVLERFYPHLANPVNATPRGEFLWNALDADECGRRVEAWRRADGYTARESEFATPTQQDAPANQWGSRPLRSRTVLRRQA is encoded by the coding sequence GTGACGGACCAGTTTCGAGATCTTGAAAGGCCCTCTGCCATGCGCAGGAAGGATGTGGTTCTGATGGCCACGGTAACCAGTTTCGAGGCCTTGCCGCATCCATCGCGAAACGAGCTGAGACAGTTCGCGGAACTGTTCGTGCCGCTGTTCTCCGCTTCCAGCGAGGAGGCAAGGCGCCAGGCTGTCGCAGCCCTTTCCAGGTCTCCTACCCTGCCGCCTACGGTCGTCTTCTTCATTGCCAGCCAGCCGATCGCGATCGCGGCGCCTTTCCTTGCCTCGTCGCCCTGCCTCGACGACGATACGCTGATTGCGGTCGCCCGCACGCAGGGTGCCGCCCATGTGCGGGCCATCGTGCGCCGCGAGAACCTATCTCCCAAGGTGATCGATGCCCTGGTGAGCCTGCGACAGGATCGGCCGGCGGCACCGCCCGGCGCAACCGGCGAGGTCGAGGATGCGCCCTCGCCTTCGGCCGCGGCCGCCCATGAGGCGGAGCGCCGCTGGCGCGAAGAGGAATTGCGCCAGCGCATCAAGGCGCTCGCCAACCATGCGCATCGCAGCGACGACGATCGGCTCGGCCTGAGGACGCTGAGCCCGGTCCAGGAGGCGCTGCTGGTGCGGTTTGCCCGCAGCCGCGACGGCGGCATGTTCGCCAGCGTCCTGGCCGACAGCCTGTCCACCAGCCGCTGGCTCGCCGAGCGCATCCTTCTCGACATTTCCGGCCAGCAGCTGGCCACGACGCTGAAGGCACTGGGTATGGAGCGGACCGACGCGCTGCATGTGCTGGAGCGCTTCTACCCGCATCTCGCCAATCCGGTGAACGCCACCCCGCGCGGGGAATTCCTGTGGAACGCACTCGATGCGGACGAGTGCGGCCGCCGCGTTGAGGCATGGCGGCGCGCAGACGGCTACACGGCCCGGGAGAGCGAGTTTGCCACCCCGACGCAACAGGATGCACCGGCAAACCAGTGGGGCAGCCGGCCGCTGCGGTCAAGGACGGTGCTGCGCCGCCAGGCCTGA
- a CDS encoding DUF1254 domain-containing protein translates to MLKLALAIVTGLLGAALLHFIIILSLPYFSEKDAYTRVLAEGERHSFHRLPDIRDRAGLVQDDPLVELSVCAYDISQGPIRIYARGDVPFWSLGIYDAGSNEVFSINDRTASNGVLDVVLATPVQLTLLRKALPEPISEAILVETQQADGYMVLRTMVPQRSFNAAATEFLSQAVCAPFDWRPRQQF, encoded by the coding sequence ATGCTTAAGCTGGCTCTCGCGATCGTCACGGGGCTGCTCGGGGCCGCGCTGCTGCACTTCATCATCATCCTGTCGCTTCCCTATTTCAGCGAGAAGGATGCCTATACGCGCGTGCTTGCAGAAGGGGAGCGACACAGCTTCCACCGGCTGCCCGACATCCGCGACCGCGCCGGGCTGGTGCAGGACGATCCGCTCGTGGAACTTTCGGTCTGTGCCTACGACATCTCTCAGGGGCCGATCCGGATCTATGCGCGGGGGGACGTGCCGTTCTGGTCGCTCGGCATCTACGACGCCGGCTCCAACGAGGTCTTCAGCATCAACGACCGTACCGCCTCTAATGGCGTCCTCGATGTCGTCCTGGCAACCCCGGTCCAGCTGACTCTGTTGCGCAAGGCGCTGCCGGAGCCGATCAGTGAGGCGATCCTGGTGGAGACCCAGCAGGCCGACGGCTACATGGTGTTGCGGACCATGGTGCCGCAGCGGAGTTTCAACGCGGCGGCGACGGAATTCCTGTCGCAAGCCGTCTGCGCACCGTTCGACTGGCGACCGCGCCAGCAGTTCTGA
- a CDS encoding DUF1214 domain-containing protein produces the protein MFRVPFLVAIALAIAFGGGIWSTLRALEATAGFGAIRLGAWEAFPNAQTAAADPYAKSHRASAGALLYATAEGLQFTANVDDSGAALRGDCSYRISGHTPPTRLWTLHSVRTETMRKAKDAGLPVALNSRAILRHADGSFEIEVSADAKPGNWLAVPGDRRLRLRLTLLDTPAAGSSGLIDLSMPSIQQTGCRDA, from the coding sequence GTGTTTCGTGTGCCATTCCTTGTCGCCATCGCGCTTGCCATTGCCTTCGGCGGCGGCATCTGGTCGACGCTCCGGGCCCTTGAGGCGACCGCCGGTTTCGGCGCCATCCGCCTCGGAGCCTGGGAAGCCTTTCCGAACGCCCAGACGGCTGCGGCTGACCCCTACGCGAAATCGCACCGGGCGAGCGCCGGCGCGCTGCTCTATGCCACGGCAGAGGGCCTGCAGTTTACCGCCAACGTGGACGACAGCGGTGCTGCGTTGCGGGGCGATTGCTCCTATCGCATTTCCGGCCATACCCCGCCGACACGGCTGTGGACCCTGCACAGCGTGCGGACGGAGACGATGAGAAAGGCCAAGGATGCAGGACTTCCGGTCGCGCTCAACTCCCGTGCCATCCTGCGCCATGCGGACGGCTCCTTCGAAATCGAGGTTTCGGCCGATGCGAAGCCCGGCAACTGGCTTGCCGTTCCCGGCGACCGTCGATTGCGACTGCGGCTGACGCTGCTGGACACGCCCGCAGCCGGCAGTTCCGGGTTGATCGACCTCTCCATGCCGTCCATCCAGCAGACCGGATGCCGCGATGCTTAA